The following nucleotide sequence is from Perca flavescens isolate YP-PL-M2 chromosome 20, PFLA_1.0, whole genome shotgun sequence.
AGTAATGTCCAGCAGTTTGCCTagtgtcctcctctctgccaccGTCACCAGTGAGTCCAGCTTCATGCCGACCACAGAGCCGGTCCACCTGATCAGTTTACCCAGTCTGGAGGTGTCCTTCTGAAATTGTCTGCTCTAAAAGGATGGGAAGTTTACCTTAATGTGTTCTGGACTGAATATCTGCCTCAACAACACTGGCTGTCAATTAGGAAGGAGAAACACCGACTCAGACACAGAACAAAAGACACGCTCATATGGAGAATACCACGACtgtacagtgtttcctttaggattttttttttagcagggggggcaggtccgaacacCCCCACCCTTTTCTGCCGAATGACCGTGCTATTCTCCGACGTGCattctaacaatgcagccctatttctgataccgtggggggcagaaatgttgctgtGGGGGGCCACCACAATCAagtcaacatagaggaaacactgactgTAGTTCAGGGTCAAAAGTGAAAGAAGATACACAAGCATGTAGGAGGACATTAGGCAATGCTCTCAGAAGAACTTCTGGTGATAGTCTCtgggtttgtttacatgaagtctgtgctatacacacacacacacacacacacacactgaggccgTCTGTGTTCTATGCCATAGTGGTTGCCCTTGTAAGGTCTTAGTGGCCTAGCTGagtggttttcttttcttttccacagGGCACGGACATTTTTAACACCACATTTCTCACTACCTGATTGCACATGCCATGTTGTAAGGTGATGTACAGAAGCTGTTTTTCTACAAAACCCATAGCAAATTATTTAGTCACTCTTCACATGCATTGACATTGCAATATTGGGTAGTGGCACTGAATGTTATTTTGGTTTAGACCTCAAGATGTTTGAGTCCACAATGACGAGAGCTACTGTACATTTGCTTGCTCTCTAAAAGTTAGTGGCATTGCTCCAGCTCTTATCAGTGCGGCAAATAATAGTCCCCTTGTGCACTTTCTTAAAGTGGTGGTCTGGCACCATGTTGATTGTTAAAACTGCGTGGTTAGCCATTGTTCAGCTGTCTGAGTATTCCTTCGCAAGCAATGGGACtgcaagtgtgtttgtgtgcgacTTTGCGTGTCTCTGTGATTGTTATCAAGGTCTTGTATTCCCCATTGAGCATGGAGAGGGGCAcacccctttctctctctctatcatgcatgcacacgcgcgcgcgcgcgcgcacacacacacacacacacacacacacacacacacacacacacacacacacacgcacacacacgcacacactcttaCAATAGAAGCAGGAAGTCCGGCTACTGTACTGGACATAGAGAGGAAATAGTAGAGGCTGTTTCCCCTCTCCGGTCAGTGTTTGTGCGTTGTGGGTGTGTACGTGAGTGAGAGCCAAGTCTATGCCAATAAAAGATACACACGCACGAATCACAAATTCATCACTTATTCATACCCTTTACCCTAACATCCTacaacacattcaaaacactgcAACTGGTATGGTGTTGTGTGTGGAACACATCttcacaagtttaaaaaaacgtcaTTATTTCTAATACACAAGGTCTTTATCCGGCACACCCTTGGATAAACAGCCTGGCGTATATCATCACCTAAATTGTATGCAGACAGCTTCATACGCACGTTATCACAAGGTATCACAAGgtaataaaaacattaacatcCGATTCTCCTCTATAAAGCGACCCTAAGACAGACTCCATTCAATACCTGTGACAATGCAATGGAACTGCCTCTTACACAGTTTAAAGCACACCTTTAAACCCTCTCTTCTACCTCAATAGATTCTGCTGACAGCGGAGACAGCTAGCCTAATTTTCTTTCAAAAGTATTTAACTTTTAGCCTGTACACAAAGCCCATCAAGTCTACTGCCCATCATAGTCATTCTgagagataaagaaaaaaagcaataatgAAGATCAACGAGTGTGGAAACAATTAAATAACTGATTAAAATGCTTTGCAATGGACTAATGTGAGGTGCCGAATTGATGGTACTAAATTGTGATGATGCTAAAACGATCTGAAATGGTCTTAAAGTATGATATAAAAAGGCTGCGTCTCTGTTTACATGCAAGGCAACTTTGAAATTCGTGATTTTCGAGGAGTTTGGAGTGGCATTCCCTGTATCCACAGACTGGCACGTATCACGTTAAGCTAACCTGTTAGCTGcctaataattattttaacttACCTATGACTATTCTGAGATGTTTTAGCCTCGTCAACACGTCCTTCTTTGGGTCCAACACTTTCTGTGTTGATTTTTTAACGTCCCCATGAGGCTTTTTGGAGAACATTCCTGGGGCAGAAGACACAAGAATGCGATGGTAGACAGCAAGGAGGAGCTGCtagctgtgtaacgttagccACTTAAACAGCCTCAGCTAGCGTTAATCTTCTAACTATAAAGAAAAAATGTGCTCCTGTATCATTTATTAACGTTGTGAATTAGCAGCTATCCGCAATTGCGCGGAGTATATCAATGGGTAAATTTTGTCGGCGCATTCTGTTTAAACAAATTTAAACGTTGCGGGGCAAAGCATCCATCCATCGCACCTCCCTTCCAAAACAGTCCGCAGCCTGAAGGCTAAACTAGCTGATTAGCTAGCTCCGCTCTCTCAACTCCACTTAGAAAACATAATGGCGGAGGAGGGAAACAAGGTAATAGATAGCAGAAAAATCCAACGTCAACATGCCATGCCATAGTTCAACAATAAGCAAACTTTGGTTATCTAGTTTGAACTTAATTCTATACGAATGTTACAAAACTGCAATATATTCCTGACACAAACAGCGTTTCCAATTTTACTGGCGTTAACGTTTTAAACGCGTTTCGACAGTTCTGCTCGAACGCTCCACCTGAAGCTACAGTGCCGACGGGTAACGTAGTTTACGGCTGGTTGTTAGCCCTTTAGTGGTGTGAACATTGGCGATACAGAAAACTACAGCTCCCTACACAAATAAGGGCGCCCTACTGAGATTTGTTTTTAGCTTAGCTGGGACACACGAGTGAAATTGTAACCGAGGaaaaaattgtaattgtaaGTGTATATTGCTTTTCTCTAAACATTCTCGCAAACGTCTTGCGCATCCCCATCTTGTGAGTTATGATTTAGTTTTAAGCTTCCTTGTTAATATATTTTTGTAACAAATCGTGCTAATCTTGCTTGCCATCTAACTATACTGGCTTGCTAACATGCTAAGTAATGCTAACTTGATGTGTTCTCGTTTGTTATTGTTTATTTGTCTTGTATAGTTTGATGATTAAACATTTAATAACTAATCTCAAGCAATTTAATTAAGCCATACATAGGGGTCCATTAGTGTTTTCAGTGATAATCATTGCCATAACAGTATTTGCTACATTTCAAAAAGAATTTTCCAAATTGATCCACCatgaaaaaacagacaaatgacaaaaataaatgtgttttaaaaaacgTTGTTCAGTCGGAATAGAATTTCGGTGGCTGCCCCACATCACTACCTGCATTTGGTAAACAACAATGGGGGTAATACACAGTCAAATgaatgatggaaaaaaaaaaaaaaagaaatgtagaaaCATTTCAAGTGAATTTCAGCGAACTGATACTTGAATGATGggttttgctttttgtttgttgatACTGCAGTCACCCTACAACCCTAAGATGATTTTTCAGAAATTCTATAATCATGTCCTAGAAGCTAAATTATTGTGTTCAGCAAATCATTTGTAATTAGTTTGAAGTCATTTAATTTGCCTACAACTCAACAAATGGAATCAAGTCATGTGTTAAAAAGTACAAGCTGTACTTGATGTAGTTAAAACTGCCGAAAGAGTCTGacattgtctctctgtctaacaCAACCAGTCTGGAGTTAACTTGCTGCCATGCCGGTGCACCGTGACCGGGAGAAGAAAGAGATCACAGCAGAGGAGATGGAGGTGGAGGAGCAGGAGCAAGAGGCGTCCAGCTCAGAGGAGGAGGATTCTGACACTTCGTCTGTTTCCGAGGATGGAGACAGCTCTGGTGAGAAAGTCTTAAACAGTAGAAAATGAGCACAACATTCTTATTGTAATTGTGTTAATGGTTgcctttttaaaagaaacattATTTGAGTGTATGATTCTGATAAAAAGTAGTTGCTGTCAAAGGTTTGACTGTAAATCCCACACTCAATGAGTTGTCCAGCCTTGAGATACTTCTTTTATGACTGGCAGATagtgctgggcgatatggagaaaatcaaatgtcatgatatttttgaccaaatacctcgatatcgatacagcaacgatattgtactgttgactattggtgatttcacaaaatatttacacaatgagatttttgataaataatcatctgtaacgtggatataatgactaagtgggtaaaggcaaataatagaacagttacattAACAGTCTGGTTAGTTCAGAAAAtggcatcactttactgtaatgcagcctttaaaaccaggaaaagacaacacttgtgtcatatcacgatatcctaaatctaagacgatatctagcctcatatcgTGATagcgatataatattgatatattgcccagctctactggcAGACACATAATCTAGCAGAAATATGTCTACCAGGTTTTGCTTCCATATCAGCTCCTGAGACAGCTTCCTTCTTCCATCATTAACTTCACAATAGCTTATATAGACGTGTTTGTGAGCGTGTCTTTATCATGTTCCAGAAATGGATGAGGAGGACTGTGAGCGGAGAAGGATGGAGTGTCTGGATGAAATGACCAACCTGGAGAAACAGTTCACAGATCTCAAAGACCAGTGAGACTGACATTGATTTTTGTCAAGTTTTTCCTTTTGAATTTAAATTCAAAAACAGGAAATGTTGAACGAAAGGCATTAAAAGGAATTTGTTATGGCCATACATAGTTacacctgtgtttgtgtgcaggctGTATCGTGAGCGTCTCAGTCAGGTGAACAGCAAGCTGTCGGAGGTGGAGGCTGGCCGGGCAGCAGAATATCTGGAGCCTCTGGCTGTACTGTTGGAGAACATGCAGGTCCGCACCAAGGTGGCAggtaactcacacacacagacacactcatgaACTCTGATACACTCTGGTCTCCTTATAAATCACTCTCTCATTGTGCGTTTCCTTCTGCCTTTTTCAGGTATCTACAGAGAGTTGTGTCTGGAGTCCTTGAAGAACAAGTATGAGTGTGAGATTCAGGCTGCATGCCAGCACTGggaggtcagacacacacacactcccacactatccttttatttatttatattctcACACTGTCTTACTAAGAAGTATTGCTGAGGTGATGCATTTTTGCCTTGGCTCTGCAAGCCATTAATAATTCAGAATTTGATGAGAATTTAAGTGAGTGTTATTTGATGtatttaattgtgtgtgtgtgtgtgtgtgtgtgtgtgtgtgtgtgtgtgtgtgtagagtgagAAGTTGCTGCTGTTTGACACAGTGCAGAGTGAACTGGAGGAGAAAATTCGAAGACTGGAGGAAGACAGACACAGCATAGATATTACATCAGGTGACGCACACAGAACACATTGTTATGTAATCTCATGAATTTgcaacaaattacattttaataaccGTGTTAAGAAGAACAAGCTACACGTGTCCAGCATTGTATATTATAGTCAATGCATGCGCAAACACATTttaatctgtctctctgtctctctctatcagaGTTGTGGAATGATGAGTTATCaggaaggaagaagaggagagatgCTTTCAGTCCCGATAAGAAGAGGAGACGGCCTTCAGTGGTGTCTGAtatcctttttttctgttactGTTCACACTGACGCTAATTAGTGTTTAGACTGCTTCTATAAAGCCCAAATGCTGTAATCCAGATGTGTCCTTCGGAATGTAATTCATCCCTGGTCCCTGTGGCACCATCCTTAACTCCGCTCACGCCCATATATTGTTTACATGCTACCTGACTTGGACATCCTGGAAGACTGGACCGCTATCAGAAAGGTGTGCAAATGTGTCTGTTGATATTCAGAGCTGTGTCTTTGTCCCCCGGTGGCATTGGCGTGTGTGGAGGCAACCTTAACAAAACcatggtatgtgtgtgttgtcttccagGCCGTGGCTACGCTGGGTCCCCACAGAGGGAAGTCCGACTCtgacagccctgtgttcccatTCAGACAAGACAGAAGCAGGCCCATTCTCAACTGCtgaggaacacacacatacccatacacacacatacaatagaCCCTGCAgcccagtatatatatatatatatatatacatacatacatacatacatacatacatacatatacatatatgagACACACAGCTGGACGTTTCTCGGAATCTTCCCACAATCCACTACACTCCTCTGCTAACAGTGACACCAGTCGGTAAGCTGCCTCTCGTGccaacagacacacaataaGGACTCGCAGGTTTAAATCCCTTTAAAGGACAACAGGAATAGAAGCGTTACATTTGCTGACGATAGTACCCAGTACTTTTGTTCATAAGTGGGCTATCGATTTCATTTGTTTCAGTTGACTCAGTGGAGAGGGAAGAGATTTACCTATTAAAAGTTTCAGTTGGTAACGTTTAGAAAAAATAACTTCTGCCATAACTCATTTTTGCTCAAACTATCTATAACCTGACCGTATGACATGAGACAGTTAatttgtggagaaaaaaaaaaagcacgctcctctgcctcctcctggtgCTCCTAACGGCATTaggaaaacaaccaatcagagcctaGGAGTCTCTAACGCGGTGTCAATGGCTCGTGAGCTGGTGTCAGTTAGATGTAAAACGACAAAGTTCCAGCTAAACAGTacactaaaatatgtttctggaaacatttaaGGCGAAATAGGCTATGCAGTAGCGGAACCTTGATTCATATTCTATCAGCGCTGCCTAGCTTTACAGTGGGGCTGCAGTTGTCAGTCTTGCAGATGCCTTTAGGAGCACTAGGGGGAGGCAGAGGAACAGATTATCTGTCCCAACTACTACTGTCAGGATATAgtgacagtttcagcaaatatgacaaaaagttttttttttttttttttttttttttttttaataaaagttaCCAACTGCAGCTTTAGCGGACAATAATAACAAAACATGTTGTTcaactttttaaagaaaaaatcaaGCATTGAACTTTTATTTGGGGATACTGGAGCTTTTtagaagttttcttttttttaatggagtaTTCAAACCAGTAAGTTACAAACCTGTCACTCCACATTATTCTTTGTAATTGTAAGCACTGAGATTATTGACGAAGCTTCCAATGACACATGGGGAAACGCTGGTTTATATATGAACCTGTTTGATTGCGCCATGACCTATTTTGAATTGTTGTACTTTTATGTGAGACTAATTATTACTTTTTCTGATGGTGTTTTGAATACAGTGGTTAGGTGGTAATCATATGACAGTGTGTACAGTTTGCACTCCACAGTGCCTACCTGTTGAAGTTCATTTCTTGTCACGTCCTTTTGGTAATTTTGATGCATCTTGCATTTTTAAGAGTTACAGTTTGGTTGCTGTAATTGTGGTTGAGACAAACTTAGTGATAGCAGTAATTAAAATGCTAGATAAGGCAACAGATATTTCAAGATTGTGTGTGCATACTTGACCAAGACAGACTTAGTCAGTACCTTCAGAAAGGAATAATACTTCCACTTTCCTTAACCATATAAATATAATccaaattatataatataatccaaATTACATTTATACTGGACTATTTTAGGCTTCAACTAAACTTTTTCAAACTGCCAGTGTACTTCCTCATACCACCAGATGTGTTGGTGGTGAAAAAAGCatagcaaaaagaaaaaaaaaaggatatttcAGTAGATCATATACAGTTTTCATGGGATACCTGGgcattttgaatattttttccttaaactCTTTTAGGAAATCCTATATTTTTGTTAAGATAGCTGGTTATTTCCATGTGGAtcgtcaattaaaaaaaaaaaacattaacaattattttataataaCTGAGGTGCAGATGGACTACAGACAACATAGGAAAAGATGAAATACCAAGGTATCCCTTTAAAGTTATTCAACAGATATTACTGTTACATTCTCTTCTTACACATCtacctcttctctcttctctcagtCTTTAAAGCAATATCCACGTTTGCGTTATTGCTCATgaacatgctttttttaaaatttttaatctttaaaaagcCTACTGTGATGATGACTAAAGACAGGGAAGGAACCAAACCATGGCCTTCCAATCATACCCCGCCACTGAATCTTCATATATACAACCCCACTGGTTATAAACGAGGATGACCAAACTGCCGTTCcataatattgtttttataaagAGTTATTCTGAAGATAAAGGTGGTGGGGATGTTAAATAttcaaatcaataatttgacagtTTATGTAAATACTGTCAGGTACATTTGTGTCTTTCTTGTTGGTGCTGTGGGTGGGTTTTACaattaaaagttgtttttataaGTACTTTGTGGTGTCTCtgtaaactgtattttttttttagctctgcAGACACTGACCGGCACATTGATGGTTTACTGTacgttaaagtaaaagtttTGCCAGACCAAGGGAGTCTCTGTATTTTTAATAAGCAATAACCTTACTAATAAGAATGAAATATTTTGCAGTTTCCATGCCAGCATGCAAAATACCAGGACCCAGGAACTGGCGTACCTAACTAAAATGGAGCCATCATTATCGttaacatacatacagtacatgcattaTTAGTTACATACATTAGGGCTTTTCCTGctttgacatgtcaaaatgtctgctgttaaAAAGGTCTGTTGTGATTGTAGATGATTGTCTATGAAAGTGATCTTGTCTGCTAATTAGCCATACCATAACAAAACTGCTACGTATTCTAGTATAAAGTAGTTCCTCGTTACCACACACGAAGGTGATGTTATCTATGTAGAAATTGGACAGGAAAAACCAAGTCTATCGTTTGTATTTCCATTGATTACGCTAGGCAACATCTGAATATGCGCTCAGTTGATCTACAAACAACCAAATGATATACAGTGTACACAAGTCTTGTAATTTAAACTTGGAGTCGcaaatttattttcagaatgttttgttcacctttaaataaaagttctgtaaatgtttaaaatgacaTCACAAGAGCTTGTTCGGGTAGTTTAGGTAGAGATCGTTACATATGAATTGTGCTGTACAATCCTGGTTACagtaaattaaacatttttcaaTTTGTCATTATATATTTACCATATTTAAAACATCATTGCATGTCATGTACAGTATTATAGAAAACACTGATAACTACCCAAATCTGACCTCCAATTATATTCCAATGCTCTGTTACCCCTGGTGGCCGCTGATGAGTTGCacaacaaattgaacattaatACATTAGTGAAATATGGAGACATTGACAATTTGACATTGTCTTTATTTATCTATTAAtaatcacttttattttttacaaaatttaCATGGGTGCGATCTTTCTGGCTCTGAGGGTCTCTTCCAGTCAGTCCATTTAATCACCGCTCTGTGACTGCCACGATGAGTCACAGTTTACTTCGACAAAATACAAGCGGCTACAATaagccactttttttttcaagcttaGGCCATATGCAAGTCACTGTAACATAATCAAAAGCATGATTTACTTGCTGCTGTTTGAAATAATAGCTTTGTTGAGGAAGGCGAAATCCCACAGGGAAGTCAGTGAAATTCAGTTATGcgctttaattatattttaagaaACTCCTTTTACCTCTGAGGGAATATTTAGTGTTTAAGATCATCTCAGTTCAttcacagacaaaacaagatcTGAGGTGATCTGATTTAGGTCAACTTCGTAGATGCTGAAGGGCTACGTTTTTAAAACTATGGTGACAATAGCAAGAGTGTTtggtataataaaatatattgtattaGACCTTAAAAGATGCATTTCTTCCCTGATAGCCCATGATCATTTAGATTTCTTTCTGTGCCACTGGGATGAAATATTGACTCATGCCATCCGTAAAACACTCTCACATTCTCAGCCACACAGCAAGTACCATTAAAAACCTTTCTGGCATTGTCAAGCAAACAAGAAAATTTGtgtgtggcacacacacacacacacacacacacacacacacacacagacacacacacagacacacacacacttcacaggTGATGTAGATGGATGATTGGGCAGAGCGAGAGTaccagaaggaaaaaaaaaaaaaagacaagtgaCCGagcagaagaaagagagaggatgtTAAAAGAGCAGAAAGACGGGGCCCAAGCAAACAAACGGCAACAAAGTGGGCTAATGAAGGCTGCGCTAACACTCTTCATTAAATACATCCTGGGAAGATGGAAAACCGCAACCTGGCCAACCATCTGTCTACCGCTGAGTTCAACTTTAACCACAAACACGTCATCTCACAGCTCAAGTGGAAAACCTGGTCGGGCTCAAATGGCGTCTTCAGGCGAGGGCGTGTGCTCCTCTGGCGACTGGCTGTGTGGCGGGGAGGGGAAGGACTGCTGAGGAGGGGGAGGACCCATGGAAGGATGTAGGTGGCCGTCGGGCAAAGGGGGCCGCATGGGGGGAGCGTAGTGAGGATGAGGAGGTCCACCTGGAGGGAAACGAGGAGGGAACATCATCCCTGCAGGAGGAGGGGCCCACActggagaaagaggagaaggaaaGCGAGCATGAGGTTAGAGGACATTTAGAGGTTAACAAGGTATTCCAAAGTTGTGGTGATAGCTGTGACTGCTTACTAGGCATCATGGGAGGGCCCCCAGGTCCCCTAGGAGGGTAAAAGTCAGGAGGTCGTGGTCCATAAGGGGATCTACGGGGAAAGGGACCGTCCATTGGCCCCATCGGGGGTCCAGGTGGGGGTGCGCCCCCCATCCTTGGATCCGTTTCAGGGGGAGTCCTTCGGTCACCAGGACCCGACTGGTGACACACATACGGAAAGGCTACAGAGGCTGGACCACAGATGCTACTcaaacaaaatcacacacacacctacacacagagacgtagcacaaaattctgggccctgtagaaaatgcattctctatgggcccctcccggcatccacagctattcattcgagcatctttttgggccctcctcacatgagggcccacACACTCAGTCCACACACACCCCagtccgacacacacacacacacacacacacacacacacacacacacacacacacacacacacacacacacacacacacacacacacacacacacacacacacacacacacacacacacacacacacacacacattacctcTCTGTGTTCCTGTTCACCAGGCCCATGGCTGTTTTCTCTGTATGAGCCATCTGcatt
It contains:
- the brms1la gene encoding breast cancer metastasis-suppressor 1-like protein-A yields the protein MPVHRDREKKEITAEEMEVEEQEQEASSSEEEDSDTSSVSEDGDSSEMDEEDCERRRMECLDEMTNLEKQFTDLKDQLYRERLSQVNSKLSEVEAGRAAEYLEPLAVLLENMQVRTKVAGIYRELCLESLKNKYECEIQAACQHWESEKLLLFDTVQSELEEKIRRLEEDRHSIDITSELWNDELSGRKKRRDAFSPDKKRRRPSVVSGPYIVYMLPDLDILEDWTAIRKAVATLGPHRGKSDSDSPVFPFRQDRSRPILNC